The DNA segment GGGCCTTGCGGCGGAAGATGAGACTGAAGCGATTGCCCCCCAGTTGATGCCAGAGGACCGCCGCCCGGATCGCCGCCAGCAATAGGCTACGGATCTGGTTGACCACGCGTGGGTTTTGAAGGTGGTTGTCATTGCCGGAGACCATGATGCGGGGGTGAATATTGCCGGCGGTTTCGGAATAGGTATCGGCCAGGGCGGCGAAGACATTTTCGTGGTCGCTGCCGAAATGACTGACCGAGCGCTCGGCCTTGTCGATGCCGCTTGACAGGGCATCCATCAGCGCCGGTTTTTTGCGCAGCTTCTTGGCGATATGCATGACTCCCACGGCATAGCGGGTCAGGGCCATGTCATCGGCGGGTACTTGTTCGGTGAGCAGGCGATGGAATTGGCGCAGACCCGGCAGCAGGGCTTGGACACCGCCGAAGATGGCTTCGGTGCTCTCGGCATCCCGGGTCAGGGTGCTTTTCACGGCCGCATGCAGGATGTCCTTGTCGGCCTGACCGTTTCGGGCCAGTTGATGGACGCCGGTGACGGCCTGGAATAGGGCGGCCAGGGCAATGACGCGGTCGCTGAGTTGACTCATGAGGCTTGGTTTTCCGTCTTGATGGCGGTTTCGTTTTTATCCTGGGCCAGCAGGGCCTGGTGGATGACCCCACCCCCCAGGCATTCCTCCCCCTGGTAGAAGACCACATATTGGCCCGGGGTCACGGCCCGCTGGACCCGATCGAAATGAACGTCCAGTTTGCCGTCCGGACGTGGGTGAATTTCGCAGTCCTGGTCGGCCTGGCGATAGCGGGTCTTGGCCCGGCAGCGCAGGGGCAGTTCAGGCCTTGCGTTCAGCCAGTGGGGCTGGTCGGCGATCAGGCCCTGGTGTTGCAGCAGGGGGTGGTCATGGCCCTGGACGGCAATCAGGGTGTTGTCCTGCACATTCTTGTCGGCCACATACCAGGGCCGCTCATCGGTGCCGGGGACACCGCCGATGCCCAGACCCTGGCGCTGGCCGATGGTGTAATACAGCGCCCCCTGATGCTCGCCGATTTGCTGCCCCTCCGGGGTCAGGATAGGGCCCTTGTTGGCGGGGAGGTAGTTGGCCAGAAATTCCCGGAAGGCCCGCTCGCCGATGAAGCAGATGCCGGTGGAGTCCCGCTTGGCATAGTTGTGCAGACCGGCCTCCACGGCGATTTCCCGGACCCGATCCTTTTCCAGCTCGCCCACCGGGAACAGGGTCTTGGCCAGGGCATCGCGCTCGATGGCGTGCAGGAAGTAGCTCTGGTCCTTGTTGTTGTCCAGGCCCTTGAGCAGGTGAGCGCCGTTGTCATCCCGACGGACCCGGCAGTAATGGCCGGTGGCGATCCAGTCGGCGCCCAGGCGCATGGCGTAGTCCAGAAAGGCGCGGAACTTGATTTCGGTATTGCAGAGTACATCCGGGTTGGGGGTGCGACCGGCGGAATACTCGTCCAGGAAGTAGCTGAAGACCCGCTCCCGGTACTCGGCGGCAAAGCTCACCCGCTGGATGGGGATTTCCAGTTCCTCGGCCACCCGCCGGGCATCCTGGAAATCCTCCGCCGCCGTGCAGTAACCGCCGGCATCCCCCTCGGCGTCCGCATCCCAGTTATCCATGAACAGGCCACGCACGTCATAGCCTTGCTCCACCAGTAGATAGGCGGAGACGGAGGAGTCCACGCCGCCGGAGAGGCCGACGACAACGGTTTCGCGGGTCTTGGTATTCATGAAGTCAATTGTAACCTGTGGCGGCTTCAGAGGTCAGCCAAGGCGGCTATTCCTCAAAGCCATCCGCCATGTGGGTGAGGGCGTCCAGGGGGTAGCGGCGGCCGGCCAGGTAGTCGTCCACGCAGCGCAGGACCAGGGGGCTGCGGGCGCGGTGCATTTCGGCGGCGATTTCCTCGCGGCTGAGCCACAGGGTTCTCTGGATGCCGGTATCCAGCGGCTGGGTGGGATCGAATTCCGGGGCATGGCCGAAGAAGTTAACCCGCAGAAAGGTCTTGTCGGCACCGGGGTTCTTCCAGAGATAGATGCCGGTGATCGCCTCGGGAACAAAGTGGCGGGCGGTTTCTTCCTGGACTTCGCGAATCACCGCATCCACCAGGCTTTCGTCTTCTTCCAGGTGGCCGGCCGGGTTGTTGAGCTTGAGCTCACCGCGAATGGTTTCTTCCACTAGCAGAAAGCGGCCATGATCTTCCACCACGGCGGAGACCGTCACATGGGGTTTCCATTCCATCCCTTGCTACCTTTTTTCGGCTTGCAGTGGTCTAAACGCCCAGGCGGCGGAATTCGCTTTCCGGCTTGCTGCGCTCCCACAGGGCATCGAAACGTTTGCGGAGTTGTCGGGCCCGGACCGGATCATATTCGCTCCAGCGGCCCTCATAGCGATCGGCAAGGGTGCGGTAGAGATAGGCTGTCTCATCGGCCACGATGAAGGTGTCCCGCGCGTCGGCATCGTCCTCGTGGGGACGGTGCATTTGAATATGGGTCGGAAGCCGCTGGGCCAGGCGAACCAGGCCATGACCATCCCGCAGGGCCCGGACCGGATCGACGGTAAGCACCCGAATCCGGGTGTGTCGGCTGGCCACCACGAACTGGCGAAGGGGGTCGATGATCTCGGCATGGTCGAGTACCGGGGGTTCCAGATTATGGCTGAAAATGATGAGTTCCCGACGGACCAGTCCGGCCAGGGTGGCAGCGGCTTGGCGACTGTCGTCCCGGCTCTCCAGTGGCTGGCTTTCGGCGTCCTGGGTCTCCTCGCTCATGAGGCATCCTCCGAAATCCGAAGCCGCATCAGGTAATGGGGGATGCCGGCTTCCATGAATTCCTCGCCTTCGGCCTTAAAGCCATAGCGGTTGTAAAAGCCCAGCGCCGAGGTTTGGCCATGCAATCGGCATTCGGGGATGCCGGCCTTGCGGGCCTCATCCAGCAGGGCTTGAAGAATGGCGCCACCGACGCCATGCCCGCGCCAGGGCTTGAGGACCGCCATGCGGCCCACCTTGCCGTCCCGGGAGAGGCGGCCGGTGCCGATGGGACGGCCTTCGCCATCGTGGGCCAGGACATGGATGCACTTGGGATCGTCCTCATCCCATTCCAACGCCAGGGGCACCTGCTGCTCCTCCACGAAGACCGGTTCCCGTACTTCACGCAGGGCGGGGACGTCATCCGGCCATTGGGCGGGGCGTACCGTGAATTGTTTATTCATCGTCCATCCACTCCAGTCGGCCTTTCACGATCCAGTCGGCAATCAGCTTACGATCATCCGGGCCCGGCTCAAAGTCCTCCGGCAAGGGTTCGCGGCTTAAGAGGCGGTCCAACAGCGCCTTGCAGACCTCCGGCCAGACTTCCATGTCACCGTCCACGAAGACATGGGGGCGGCCATCCGGGCCTTCCCGCCAGACCGCCAGTACATCGCTGCGCAGCAAGGGGCTATGGCCCTGGGCCAGGCGCTGATCCACGGTGTCGGCCTGGGCGGGATCGGCCTCGGTCTCGAAGCGCAGCCAGGGTTTGGGCTCGGTGATATAGCGCCCGAACCAATCCCCCAGTTCCTCATTGCTGGAATTGACCAGATGGTCGAAGAGGCCGCGCAGGCGTTCGATGGTCTTGGGATGGATCCTCGGGCCGGCCTCCTCGGGGGCCAGGTCCGGGTCCTGGTAACGGCTGTCATCCGGCAATTGCTGGGTGACGAACTCGGAAAAGTCGGAAATCATGCCGGGGGTGTCGGGGGCGCGCAGCCCCACCGAGAAGGTCATGCAATCAGGGCCGGCGATGCCGAAATGGGCGACCCCGGGCGGCAGATAGAGCATGTCGCCCGGCTCCAGGACCCATTCCTGCTCGGCTTCGAAGTGGGCCAGCACATCCAGCTCGCAGTCATCCCGGCGGCTCAGGTCGGTGGGCTTTTCATTGATGGCCCAGCGACGGGTGCCGCGGGCCTGGAGCAGGAAGACATCATAGGCGTCCAGGTGCGGGCCCACGGAGCCACCCTCGGGGGCGTAGCTGATCATCAGATCATCCATCCGCCAGCGGGGCAGGAAGTCGAAGCTGTCCAGGATCTTGGCCAGTTCCGGCAAGTGCTTGTCCACATCCTGGACCAGCAGGGTCCAGTCCCGCGCCGGCAGGGCTTCGAAGTCCGCCGCGCTGAAAGGCCCCTGGCGTAGGGTCCAGGGACCCTCCGGCGGGCCCTCGACCAGGCGGCTTTCCACATCCGCCTCACAGGCCAGCCCGGCCAGTTCCTCCGGGCTCAAGGGGGATTGGAAGTCCTCGATCACCTGGCGGAACAGGGCCGGTTTTTTCTGCCAATAGCGGGACAGAAAGCGGACCGGCTCCAGTCCCTTGAGATTGAGTTTATACCGCACGGGCCTGCTCTGCTGCGTTGCCGATGTAAGTGGCCGGGGTTAGTGCCCGGAGCCGCTGACGGGCCTCTTCGGGCAGGTCCAGGCCGTCGATGAAGGCCTGCATGCCGGCCTGGTCCACCCGGGTGCCGCGGGTCAGTTCCTTGAGCTTCTCATAAGGAGACTCGATGCCGTAGCGACGCATGACGGTCTGGATGGGCTCGGCCAGGACTTCCCAGTTGGCGTCCAGGTCGGCGGCCAGCTTGGCCGGTTCCGCCTCCAGCTTGCCCAGGCCCTTTTCCAGGGCGGCAAAGGCGATCTGGCCGTAGCCGAAGGCCGTGCCCACATTGCGCAGCACGGTGGAGTCGGTGAGATCCCGCTGCCAGCGGGAAATGGGCAGCTTGTCGGCCAAATGGCGGAACAGGGCATTGGCGATGCCCAGATTGCCCTCGGCATTCTCGAAGTCGATGGGATTGACCTTGTGGGGCATGGTGGAGGAGCCCACCTCGCCGGCCACGGTCTTCTGCTTGAAGTAGCCGAGGGCGATATAGCCCCAGATATCCCGGGACAGATCGATCAGGATGGTGTTGATGCCGGCAGCGGCGTCGAACAGCTCGGCCATGTAGTCATGAGGCTCGATCTGGATGGTATAGGGGTTCCAGTCGATTCCCAGGCTTTCCACGAAGCCTTGTGCCAGTTTGGGCCAGTCCACCTCCGGGTAGGCGGAGAGATGGGCGTTGTAATTGCCCACCGCGCCATTGATCTTGCCGAGAATGGCCACGTCGGCCAGGCGCTGGCGTTGGCGGCGCAGCCGATGGACCACATTGGCCAGTTCCTTGCCCAGGGTGGTGGGCGAGGCCGGCTGGCCGTGGGTGCGGGAGAGCATGGGCACATCGGCATATTGATGGGCCATGCTTCGCAGCTTCTCAATCAGGCCGTCCACGGCCGGCAGAAGGACCTGGTCCCGGGTGTCGGCCAGCATCAGGGCATAGGACAGATTGTTGATGTCTTCCGAGGTGCATGCGAAGTGAAAAAACTCAGATTTATCATTGAGTTCCCGATTATCCTTCACGCACTCTTTTAAGTAATATTCCACCGCCTTTACGTCATGGTTGGTGGTTTTCTCAATGGCCTTGACCCGGGCGGCATCAGCCGGGCCAAAACCCTGTATCAGGGCTTCCAGCCAGGTCTTGGCATCGCTGCTGAGTGCGGGCAGCTCGGGAATTCCGGGTTCATCGGCCAGGGCGGCCAGCCAGCGCAGCTCCACCAGGGCGCGATAGCGGATCAGGCCCGCTTCGCTGCAGAAGGGTTTGAGGGCTTCGGTCTTTCCGGCGTATCGGCCATCCAGGGGGGAGAGTGCGGTGAGGGCATGCTCGCTCATCAAAATCCCTTAATCAGCTGTAAATGGTAAAATCAGCATTTTACAGGAAAAGGCCTTCAGGGGCTGCCCGCCAGCGGGCTCTTGTGGGCCGTGACAATGATCATTTGTACCTAACCCCAGATAAACAACCTTAGGAGTCAGTGATGTCGAGCAAGGGTTTCCGGATCGAGAAGGACAGCATGGGCGAGCTTCAAGTGCCGGAGGAGGCACTCTGGGGCGCGCAGACTCAGCGTGCCGTGGAGAACTTCCCCATCAGCGGCCTGCACATGCCGCGTGCCTTTATCCGAGCCCTGGGTCTGGTGAAATGGGCGGCGGCGGCGGCCAACCGGGAACTGGGTTTATTGGATGACGCCCGCGCTGATGCCATCCAGGCGGCCGCGGAAGAAGTGGCTTCCGGTCGTCACGATGCCCATTTTCCGGTAGATGTTTTCCAGACCGGTTCCGGCACCAGCTCCAATATGAACGCCAATGAGGTGATTGCCCGCCTGGCCACCGACAAGCTCGGCGACAAGGTGCATCCCAATGACGACGTGAACATGGGACAGAGCTCCAATGACGTGATTCCCACCACCATTCACGTCAGCGCCGCGCTGGAAGTCAACGAACGCCTGCTGCCCGCTCTGCGCCACCTGGCCGGTACCATTGAGCGCCGGGCCGGCGAACTGTCCAATGTGGCCAAGACCGGCCGCACTCATCTGATGGATGCCATGCCGGCCCGCTTTGATCAGACCATGGGCGCCTGGGCCACCCAAGTGCGTCGGGGTTGTGCCCGGGTGGAGGCCACCCTGCCGCGCCTGTACGGACTGGCCCAGGGCGGCACCGCGGTAGGCACGGGCATCAATGCCCATGAGCAGTTCGCCGATAGCTTCGCCAAGCACTTGGCAGAACGCACCGGCGTGGCCTTCGAGTCTGCCGAAGACAAGTTCGAGACCATCGCCACCCAGGACACGGCGGTGGAACTGTCCGGTCAACTCAAGACCGT comes from the Natronospira proteinivora genome and includes:
- the hflD gene encoding high frequency lysogenization protein HflD encodes the protein MSQLSDRVIALAALFQAVTGVHQLARNGQADKDILHAAVKSTLTRDAESTEAIFGGVQALLPGLRQFHRLLTEQVPADDMALTRYAVGVMHIAKKLRKKPALMDALSSGIDKAERSVSHFGSDHENVFAALADTYSETAGNIHPRIMVSGNDNHLQNPRVVNQIRSLLLAAIRAAVLWHQLGGNRFSLIFRRKALAQEALRLTRQT
- the mnmA gene encoding tRNA 2-thiouridine(34) synthase MnmA, which gives rise to MNTKTRETVVVGLSGGVDSSVSAYLLVEQGYDVRGLFMDNWDADAEGDAGGYCTAAEDFQDARRVAEELEIPIQRVSFAAEYRERVFSYFLDEYSAGRTPNPDVLCNTEIKFRAFLDYAMRLGADWIATGHYCRVRRDDNGAHLLKGLDNNKDQSYFLHAIERDALAKTLFPVGELEKDRVREIAVEAGLHNYAKRDSTGICFIGERAFREFLANYLPANKGPILTPEGQQIGEHQGALYYTIGQRQGLGIGGVPGTDERPWYVADKNVQDNTLIAVQGHDHPLLQHQGLIADQPHWLNARPELPLRCRAKTRYRQADQDCEIHPRPDGKLDVHFDRVQRAVTPGQYVVFYQGEECLGGGVIHQALLAQDKNETAIKTENQAS
- a CDS encoding NUDIX hydrolase, with the protein product MEWKPHVTVSAVVEDHGRFLLVEETIRGELKLNNPAGHLEEDESLVDAVIREVQEETARHFVPEAITGIYLWKNPGADKTFLRVNFFGHAPEFDPTQPLDTGIQRTLWLSREEIAAEMHRARSPLVLRCVDDYLAGRRYPLDALTHMADGFEE
- a CDS encoding DUF7931 domain-containing protein — protein: MSEETQDAESQPLESRDDSRQAAATLAGLVRRELIIFSHNLEPPVLDHAEIIDPLRQFVVASRHTRIRVLTVDPVRALRDGHGLVRLAQRLPTHIQMHRPHEDDADARDTFIVADETAYLYRTLADRYEGRWSEYDPVRARQLRKRFDALWERSKPESEFRRLGV
- a CDS encoding GNAT family N-acetyltransferase — translated: MNKQFTVRPAQWPDDVPALREVREPVFVEEQQVPLALEWDEDDPKCIHVLAHDGEGRPIGTGRLSRDGKVGRMAVLKPWRGHGVGGAILQALLDEARKAGIPECRLHGQTSALGFYNRYGFKAEGEEFMEAGIPHYLMRLRISEDAS
- a CDS encoding JmjC domain-containing protein, giving the protein MRYKLNLKGLEPVRFLSRYWQKKPALFRQVIEDFQSPLSPEELAGLACEADVESRLVEGPPEGPWTLRQGPFSAADFEALPARDWTLLVQDVDKHLPELAKILDSFDFLPRWRMDDLMISYAPEGGSVGPHLDAYDVFLLQARGTRRWAINEKPTDLSRRDDCELDVLAHFEAEQEWVLEPGDMLYLPPGVAHFGIAGPDCMTFSVGLRAPDTPGMISDFSEFVTQQLPDDSRYQDPDLAPEEAGPRIHPKTIERLRGLFDHLVNSSNEELGDWFGRYITEPKPWLRFETEADPAQADTVDQRLAQGHSPLLRSDVLAVWREGPDGRPHVFVDGDMEVWPEVCKALLDRLLSREPLPEDFEPGPDDRKLIADWIVKGRLEWMDDE
- the purB gene encoding adenylosuccinate lyase, giving the protein MSEHALTALSPLDGRYAGKTEALKPFCSEAGLIRYRALVELRWLAALADEPGIPELPALSSDAKTWLEALIQGFGPADAARVKAIEKTTNHDVKAVEYYLKECVKDNRELNDKSEFFHFACTSEDINNLSYALMLADTRDQVLLPAVDGLIEKLRSMAHQYADVPMLSRTHGQPASPTTLGKELANVVHRLRRQRQRLADVAILGKINGAVGNYNAHLSAYPEVDWPKLAQGFVESLGIDWNPYTIQIEPHDYMAELFDAAAGINTILIDLSRDIWGYIALGYFKQKTVAGEVGSSTMPHKVNPIDFENAEGNLGIANALFRHLADKLPISRWQRDLTDSTVLRNVGTAFGYGQIAFAALEKGLGKLEAEPAKLAADLDANWEVLAEPIQTVMRRYGIESPYEKLKELTRGTRVDQAGMQAFIDGLDLPEEARQRLRALTPATYIGNAAEQARAV
- a CDS encoding class II fumarate hydratase, with product MSSKGFRIEKDSMGELQVPEEALWGAQTQRAVENFPISGLHMPRAFIRALGLVKWAAAAANRELGLLDDARADAIQAAAEEVASGRHDAHFPVDVFQTGSGTSSNMNANEVIARLATDKLGDKVHPNDDVNMGQSSNDVIPTTIHVSAALEVNERLLPALRHLAGTIERRAGELSNVAKTGRTHLMDAMPARFDQTMGAWATQVRRGCARVEATLPRLYGLAQGGTAVGTGINAHEQFADSFAKHLAERTGVAFESAEDKFETIATQDTAVELSGQLKTVAVSLMKIANDLRWMNSGPLAGLGEITLPALQPGSSIMPGKINPVIPEAVCMLSAQVIGNDSTITVGGQSGNFELNVMLPVIGYNLLQSIELLSNGSTQLADKAIDGFKVNEANLREALAKNPILVTAMNPVIGYEKGAAIAKKAYADGRPIMDVAREETDLPDEELARLLDAVELTKGGIKS